A single genomic interval of Spirosoma taeanense harbors:
- a CDS encoding S1 family peptidase — protein sequence MFADAIERIDPFTRPIHSIVRLYGHNEIIPGCATLFFVNEEGCAITCRHVADLITSAGTINAHYRKFKGARREVLSERDAAQRISQLETSYKLKSDTIIQIRNTFIGCVDLYERLTIHSHPTQDLALLRFEGYNRALYRSHATFLGDTSRVKAGRSLCRLGYPFPEFTNYRYNKTADEIEWTTEGRINSPRFPIDGIVTRLLSESEAGAITGIEMSTPGLKGQSGGPLFDTNGLIFGMQSATNHLHLGFDIEDREVLVNGRRSRVSNYPFLNVGQCVHVSVIKAFLREHNVKFYEG from the coding sequence ATGTTTGCCGACGCCATTGAGCGCATTGATCCCTTTACCCGTCCTATACATTCGATTGTCCGGCTTTACGGCCATAACGAGATTATACCCGGTTGCGCTACCCTGTTTTTCGTTAACGAAGAGGGATGCGCCATCACCTGTCGGCACGTTGCGGACCTGATTACGTCTGCAGGCACCATTAATGCCCATTACCGCAAATTTAAGGGGGCCCGCCGGGAGGTTCTCAGCGAACGCGATGCCGCCCAGCGCATCAGCCAGTTAGAAACCAGCTATAAGCTTAAATCGGACACCATTATCCAGATTCGCAACACCTTTATTGGGTGCGTCGATCTCTATGAACGGCTGACCATCCATTCACATCCAACGCAGGATCTGGCTCTGTTGCGGTTCGAAGGGTATAACCGGGCCCTGTACCGGTCTCATGCTACGTTCCTGGGCGATACCAGCCGCGTAAAAGCCGGGCGGAGCCTGTGCCGGCTGGGGTACCCGTTTCCCGAATTTACCAACTACCGCTATAACAAAACCGCCGACGAGATCGAGTGGACAACGGAGGGACGAATCAACTCGCCCCGGTTTCCCATCGATGGAATCGTGACGCGCCTGCTGAGTGAAAGTGAAGCTGGTGCCATTACAGGGATTGAAATGAGTACGCCCGGTCTGAAGGGTCAGAGTGGCGGCCCGCTGTTCGATACTAACGGACTGATTTTCGGCATGCAGTCGGCTACGAACCATCTGCATTTAGGATTCGACATCGAAGACCGCGAAGTGCTGGTCAACGGCCGTCGGAGCCGGGTGTCGAACTATCCGTTTCTGAACGTGGGCCAGTGCGTTCACGTAAGCGTGATCAAGGCGTTTCTGCGTGAACACAATGTGAAATTTTACGAAGGTTGA
- a CDS encoding M20 family metallo-hydrolase — MTSLSDNSVRQTSLAADALTLLKRLIATPSFSREEDRTAVLLEDFFRVKQIPLERLKNNVWARNRHFDPAKPTVLLNSHHDTVKPNKSWTLDPFEPLVADGKLFGLGSNDAGGCLVSLLATFAYFYDRPDMAYNIVMAATAEEEISGRDGLELLLPHLPPVSFAIVGEPTEMELAIAEKGLLVLDCTAHGISGHAAREEGHNAIYKAIQDINWLTAYQFPKVSPTLGPVKLSVTIINSGTQHNVVPDACTFTVDVRVTEQYTLEEVIETIRANIQSEVKPRSIRLKPSSIPADHPIVQAGLALGRHTYGSPTTSDQAVLNCPSLKCGPGHSGRSHSADEFIYLREIDEGVDGYIRMLEQIL, encoded by the coding sequence ATGACCTCACTCTCCGACAATTCCGTTCGGCAAACGTCTCTCGCAGCCGACGCCCTTACGCTGCTTAAGCGGTTAATCGCGACCCCCTCCTTTAGTCGGGAAGAAGACCGGACGGCGGTTTTGCTTGAAGATTTCTTCCGGGTAAAGCAGATTCCGTTGGAGCGGCTGAAAAACAACGTTTGGGCGCGTAATCGTCATTTCGACCCGGCCAAGCCTACCGTGCTGCTCAACTCACACCACGACACCGTTAAGCCCAATAAATCGTGGACGCTGGACCCTTTCGAGCCGCTGGTGGCCGACGGAAAACTGTTTGGTCTGGGTAGTAATGACGCCGGTGGCTGTCTGGTTTCGCTGCTGGCTACCTTCGCTTATTTCTACGATCGGCCAGACATGGCCTACAATATTGTTATGGCCGCTACGGCCGAAGAAGAAATATCGGGTCGCGACGGGCTGGAACTGCTGCTCCCTCATCTGCCGCCAGTGAGCTTTGCCATCGTTGGCGAACCGACCGAGATGGAGCTGGCCATTGCCGAGAAAGGATTGCTGGTGCTGGACTGCACAGCGCACGGCATAAGTGGTCATGCAGCCCGTGAAGAGGGCCACAACGCTATCTATAAGGCAATTCAGGATATCAACTGGCTGACGGCGTATCAGTTCCCTAAAGTGTCGCCCACGCTGGGACCGGTTAAACTGTCGGTAACGATCATCAACTCCGGAACGCAGCATAACGTTGTGCCTGATGCCTGCACCTTTACGGTCGATGTGCGGGTGACAGAGCAGTACACACTCGAAGAAGTGATTGAAACGATCCGGGCTAATATCCAGTCGGAGGTGAAGCCACGCTCGATCCGGCTGAAGCCGTCGAGCATCCCGGCCGATCATCCGATTGTGCAGGCTGGACTCGCGCTGGGTCGGCATACCTACGGTTCGCCCACCACCTCCGACCAGGCCGTACTGAACTGTCCGTCGCTCAAATGTGGTCCCGGACACTCGGGGCGGTCGCACTCGGCCGATGAGTTTATCTATCTGCGCGAAATCGACGAAGGCGTGGATGGGTATATCCGAATGCTGGAGCAGATTCTCTGA
- a CDS encoding sugar phosphate isomerase/epimerase family protein has protein sequence MLNLNRFSWLAVVVLLLNVLNGQSLLAQRSLFPQKPGMVSYTYRKSFEKNVAATLDTIKALGITDMEFSNLFGKTAAELRKLLDERGMRCSSFGINYADALNKTQEVGQNAKTLGASFVRVAWVPHDGPFTLNMAKKTVADFNQIGKSLKDDYGLTFCYHNHGYEFQPYEKGTLFDYIVQQTDPRYVSFEMDILWTVFPGQDPVALLNKYPKRFKLMHLKDLRKGVVGNLSGGTPVENDVALGTGQINLPAILKAARKAGIEHYYIEDESPNITTQVPQSIAYLSRLTE, from the coding sequence ATGCTCAACTTAAACAGATTCTCTTGGTTAGCGGTCGTTGTGCTGCTCTTGAACGTACTAAATGGTCAATCGTTGTTGGCGCAACGGTCGTTATTCCCGCAAAAGCCGGGTATGGTTTCCTATACCTACCGGAAGAGTTTCGAAAAGAACGTAGCAGCCACGCTCGATACCATCAAGGCGCTGGGTATAACCGACATGGAGTTTTCCAATCTGTTCGGCAAAACGGCCGCTGAACTCCGGAAACTGCTCGATGAGCGGGGAATGCGCTGCTCGTCGTTCGGCATCAACTACGCCGATGCACTCAATAAAACCCAGGAGGTAGGCCAGAATGCCAAAACCCTTGGCGCGAGCTTCGTGCGGGTGGCGTGGGTGCCGCATGATGGCCCCTTTACGCTGAATATGGCCAAAAAAACCGTGGCTGATTTCAACCAGATCGGTAAAAGCCTGAAGGACGACTACGGCCTGACGTTCTGTTACCACAATCATGGTTACGAGTTTCAGCCTTACGAGAAGGGTACTCTCTTCGACTATATCGTTCAGCAGACCGACCCCAGGTATGTGAGCTTTGAGATGGATATTCTATGGACGGTATTTCCGGGGCAGGACCCGGTTGCGCTGCTCAACAAATATCCCAAACGCTTTAAGTTGATGCACCTGAAAGACCTGCGCAAAGGCGTTGTCGGTAATCTGTCAGGCGGCACGCCCGTTGAGAACGATGTTGCGTTGGGCACGGGTCAGATTAACCTGCCCGCCATCTTGAAAGCCGCCCGGAAAGCGGGTATTGAGCACTATTACATCGAGGACGAAAGCCCGAATATTACGACGCAGGTACCGCAGAGTATTGCTTATCTGAGCCGTCTTACTGAGTAA
- a CDS encoding alpha-L-fucosidase, translating to MKKIIPFTLLALSGFAQPKPTPRQLAWQPLETTAFLHFTVNTFTDKEWGDGTESPAIFNPTKLDARQWIRALKDAGFKMAILTAKHHDGFCLWPSKMTEHSVKNSPWKEGKGDVVREVADACREFGLKFGVYLSPWDRHEPRYGTAAYNDYYKSQLRELLTNYGPISEVWFDGAKGENAKDMTYDFDGYWALVRELQPNAVLFSDAGPDVRWVGNEAGNAGETCWSTINTEGLAPGKADPKYLNRGDPTGKQWVPAETDVSIRPGWFYHPAEDTKVRSASNLVNLYYQSVGRNSLLLLNVPPNREGLLSEADVTSLREFRRILDETFRKNLVAKNPKLTDRQLATFVTVSATQPLTIELGSEQTFDRILIQENIANGQHIASGRVEHWNGSGWEPLQTFTTVGYKRLLRFPAVRSSKVRLTVTNANGTVQLAEFGVFKASEGEGK from the coding sequence ATGAAAAAAATCATTCCATTCACTTTGCTGGCGCTGAGCGGTTTTGCGCAGCCCAAACCCACGCCCCGCCAACTGGCCTGGCAGCCCCTGGAAACAACGGCCTTTCTGCATTTTACAGTCAACACCTTCACCGATAAAGAGTGGGGCGATGGTACCGAAAGCCCCGCTATTTTTAACCCGACCAAACTGGACGCCCGGCAGTGGATTCGGGCGCTGAAAGACGCCGGGTTTAAAATGGCCATCCTGACGGCCAAGCATCACGACGGTTTTTGTCTGTGGCCCTCCAAGATGACTGAGCATTCGGTTAAAAACAGTCCGTGGAAGGAGGGCAAAGGCGATGTGGTGCGCGAGGTGGCGGATGCATGCCGCGAGTTTGGTTTGAAATTCGGCGTCTATCTGTCGCCCTGGGACCGGCACGAACCCCGCTACGGTACGGCTGCCTATAACGATTACTACAAAAGCCAGCTCCGCGAACTCCTGACCAACTACGGCCCTATTTCGGAGGTGTGGTTCGATGGCGCAAAGGGCGAAAACGCCAAGGACATGACCTACGACTTTGACGGGTACTGGGCGTTGGTACGGGAGCTGCAACCGAATGCCGTCCTGTTTTCCGACGCGGGACCCGATGTTCGCTGGGTGGGCAACGAGGCCGGTAACGCGGGCGAAACCTGCTGGTCGACGATCAACACCGAAGGGCTGGCTCCCGGCAAAGCCGATCCCAAGTACCTGAACCGGGGCGACCCAACGGGCAAGCAATGGGTTCCGGCCGAAACCGACGTGTCCATCCGGCCGGGCTGGTTCTATCACCCCGCTGAGGATACCAAAGTTCGTTCGGCCAGCAATCTGGTGAATCTGTATTATCAGTCGGTAGGACGTAACAGTCTGTTACTGCTCAACGTACCGCCGAACCGCGAGGGGTTGCTATCCGAAGCGGACGTAACGAGTCTGCGGGAGTTCCGGCGGATTCTGGACGAAACATTCCGCAAAAACCTGGTTGCGAAGAATCCCAAACTGACGGACAGGCAGCTGGCAACGTTCGTTACGGTATCGGCAACGCAGCCGCTGACGATTGAACTGGGCAGCGAACAAACCTTCGACCGGATTCTGATTCAGGAGAATATTGCCAATGGTCAGCACATTGCCTCAGGGCGGGTCGAACACTGGAACGGCAGCGGCTGGGAACCACTTCAGACCTTTACGACGGTCGGCTACAAGCGGTTGCTTCGCTTTCCGGCGGTTCGCTCGTCAAAAGTCCGGCTTACGGTCACGAACGCCAACGGAACGGTTCAGCTTGCCGAATTTGGTGTCTTCAAGGCATCGGAAGGGGAAGGGAAATAA
- a CDS encoding type I phosphomannose isomerase catalytic subunit translates to MLYPLTFETIFKDKIWGGQKIKTVLGKDFSPLPNCGETWEVSDVEGNVSMVKEGSLQGESLHDLVVQYKGELVGQHVYEKYGDRFPLLVKFIDANDDLSIQVHPNDELAKKRHSGFGKTEMWYIMQADEGAKLNSGFNREVTKEEYVKAVADNTIQEILNIEPVQPGDVFFLPAGRVHYIGKGLLLAEIQQTSDTTYRIYDFDRVDSTTGKKRELHTELAVDAIDYHHYDQYKTTYDRKLNEGVNAVKCDYFVTNVLNFNQEVEHDYTHIDSFVILICVAGSLTINAEGGYKVALKMGQCALIPASINNVTLVPDGDMTVLETYVP, encoded by the coding sequence ATGCTGTATCCGCTTACATTCGAGACCATTTTCAAAGACAAGATCTGGGGTGGCCAGAAAATTAAAACCGTACTGGGAAAGGATTTTTCACCCTTGCCGAACTGTGGTGAGACCTGGGAGGTATCCGACGTAGAAGGCAATGTCTCGATGGTAAAGGAAGGCAGTTTGCAGGGTGAATCGCTGCATGATCTGGTCGTGCAGTACAAAGGTGAACTGGTTGGGCAGCACGTTTACGAAAAATATGGCGACCGATTTCCTCTGCTGGTGAAGTTTATCGATGCCAATGACGATCTCTCGATTCAGGTGCATCCGAACGATGAACTGGCTAAAAAGCGTCATAGCGGGTTCGGTAAGACCGAAATGTGGTATATCATGCAGGCTGACGAAGGCGCTAAGCTGAACTCCGGCTTCAACCGCGAGGTGACAAAAGAGGAATACGTAAAGGCCGTTGCCGACAATACCATCCAGGAGATTCTGAACATTGAACCGGTGCAGCCCGGCGATGTGTTCTTTTTGCCCGCCGGTCGCGTTCATTATATTGGTAAAGGCTTGTTGCTGGCCGAAATTCAGCAGACTTCCGACACGACCTACCGGATTTACGACTTCGACCGCGTGGACTCCACTACCGGCAAGAAGCGCGAACTGCATACCGAACTGGCGGTGGACGCAATCGATTACCATCATTACGATCAGTACAAAACCACCTACGACAGAAAGCTCAACGAAGGCGTAAATGCCGTTAAGTGCGATTATTTCGTAACCAACGTCCTGAATTTCAATCAGGAAGTCGAACACGATTATACGCACATCGACTCGTTTGTTATCCTGATCTGCGTGGCTGGCTCGTTGACAATCAATGCAGAAGGCGGCTATAAAGTCGCGCTGAAAATGGGGCAGTGTGCCTTGATACCGGCTTCAATCAATAACGTTACCCTCGTACCCGATGGCGATATGACGGTACTGGAAACTTACGTACCCTGA
- a CDS encoding FG-GAP repeat domain-containing protein — translation MFFLRLTALLVSLSCFVACQSSSSTETSATSAPPAPTQLTGQQLSQTYCGSCHLAPDPAMLDKATWQKGVLPQMALRMGQSNNQMSALAGISNTDELTRIIAANIFPEKPTLHADDWQKIVSYYVTNAPDEPKPQAAHAPIQLGLPLFRVQPSTGQGVDGLVTLLQYDSVAHKIWAGDRRGYLYSLDQNLRRTDSLRLSSPPTAIQPNRDGSFNLLTAGVLNPNDQLAGAWSHIARPGQAPTVQLQNLLRPVQATPADLNRDGREDVVVCQFGHYLGKLTWHERLGTGYREHVLDAVPGARLVIVRDANNDQWPDVVALLTQGDEQVAIYLNQRNGQFQKQTVLRFPSVYGSSYLELTDIDRDGDSDLVYTNGDNADYSPVLKAYHGVRIYLNDGQFRFRQAWFYPMHGATQTVIRDFDQDGDLDMAAIAHFPDFSHRPNESFIYFENQGNLRFVPRTFPKADQGRWLTMDAGDIDQDGDDDILLGSFFRPTSPQYADLMNQWRKPGAGILVLKNTLH, via the coding sequence ATGTTTTTTCTGCGTCTGACAGCTCTTCTTGTCAGCCTTTCCTGTTTTGTCGCCTGTCAGTCGTCCTCTTCAACCGAAACGTCAGCCACATCAGCCCCGCCTGCTCCTACGCAATTGACGGGTCAGCAACTGAGCCAGACTTATTGTGGTAGCTGCCATCTGGCACCCGATCCGGCGATGCTCGACAAAGCGACCTGGCAGAAGGGTGTCTTACCCCAAATGGCGCTTCGGATGGGACAGTCGAACAATCAGATGAGCGCCCTGGCGGGCATCAGCAACACCGACGAGCTAACGCGAATTATAGCCGCGAACATCTTCCCCGAAAAACCGACACTGCACGCCGACGACTGGCAGAAGATTGTGTCGTATTACGTTACTAATGCCCCCGACGAACCGAAGCCCCAGGCGGCACATGCGCCGATTCAACTGGGTTTGCCCTTATTTCGGGTACAGCCTTCTACCGGCCAGGGCGTTGATGGTCTGGTTACGCTGCTTCAATACGATTCCGTTGCGCATAAAATCTGGGCAGGCGACCGGCGTGGTTATCTCTACTCGCTGGACCAGAACCTGCGCCGAACCGATTCCTTACGTCTGTCCAGCCCACCGACGGCCATACAACCCAACCGCGATGGTAGCTTCAATCTGCTGACCGCCGGTGTTCTGAACCCGAACGATCAATTAGCGGGTGCGTGGAGTCATATAGCCCGGCCGGGTCAGGCCCCGACGGTTCAGCTTCAGAATCTCCTGCGGCCCGTTCAGGCCACGCCAGCCGATCTGAACCGCGACGGTCGTGAGGATGTAGTGGTTTGCCAGTTTGGGCATTATCTGGGTAAACTCACCTGGCATGAACGGCTGGGAACCGGCTATCGCGAGCACGTACTTGACGCAGTGCCGGGTGCGCGGCTGGTGATTGTGCGGGATGCCAACAACGATCAATGGCCCGACGTTGTGGCGCTGCTGACGCAAGGCGATGAGCAGGTAGCCATTTATCTCAACCAGCGTAACGGTCAGTTTCAAAAACAGACAGTGCTGCGATTTCCGTCCGTCTATGGTTCCAGCTACCTCGAACTAACGGATATTGACCGCGACGGCGACTCGGACCTGGTTTACACCAACGGCGACAACGCTGACTACTCGCCGGTATTGAAAGCATATCACGGTGTGCGTATCTATCTCAACGATGGGCAGTTCCGCTTCCGGCAGGCGTGGTTTTACCCCATGCACGGCGCTACACAGACCGTAATCCGGGATTTCGATCAGGACGGTGATCTGGATATGGCCGCCATCGCCCACTTCCCCGACTTTTCACACCGGCCGAACGAGAGTTTCATCTATTTCGAGAATCAGGGCAATTTACGCTTTGTGCCACGCACTTTCCCCAAAGCCGATCAGGGCCGGTGGCTTACTATGGATGCCGGCGACATTGATCAGGATGGCGACGACGACATTCTACTTGGGTCATTTTTCCGGCCAACGAGCCCGCAGTATGCCGATTTGATGAATCAATGGCGTAAACCCGGCGCAGGGATTCTGGTGCTCAAAAACACGCTGCATTAA
- a CDS encoding family 1 glycosylhydrolase, which yields MMNNVYQGVHSTTTHYPGSIPLELWGGIECTVNRIGEVYQDQLIRNGHHDRLKDLDEIAALGIRTLRYPLLWERTAPECLAKPDWHWADERMAHLRQLSIRPIVGLVHHGCGPRYATFNTPRFETELAHYARQVAERYPWVDAYTPINEPLTTARFSGLYGHWYPHERSDRQFVAILLRECRATVLAMRAIRTVRPDAKLIQTEDLGQTHCMPELQYQADFENHRRWLTWDLLCGSVTPQHPLWKYLRRAGASEQELWYLVENASPPYMLGVNHYVTSERYLYCATANQQKGSKSVRYHDTEVVRAAPELRVGISGLLTQAAQRYGLPIAVTEAHLGCTPDEQMRWLGEVWQQAEQVRTEGVDVRAVTVWGMLGLYDWHCLLTRCENHYEPSVFDVRTGKLQRTELAAMVEGLAACRPVSELIPDGLGWWQTEATLATV from the coding sequence ATGATGAATAATGTTTACCAGGGAGTTCATTCAACCACAACTCATTATCCCGGCAGTATCCCATTAGAATTGTGGGGAGGGATTGAATGTACGGTTAACCGCATTGGAGAAGTATATCAGGATCAGTTAATACGGAATGGGCATCATGACCGATTAAAGGATTTAGATGAAATAGCGGCTTTGGGAATCCGGACGCTGCGCTATCCACTGCTTTGGGAACGAACAGCTCCTGAATGTCTGGCGAAACCCGACTGGCACTGGGCTGATGAGCGAATGGCGCACCTGCGCCAGCTGTCAATCCGTCCGATTGTTGGTTTGGTTCATCACGGCTGCGGGCCACGATATGCTACCTTCAATACGCCCCGGTTTGAAACAGAGCTGGCTCATTACGCCCGGCAGGTTGCCGAGCGGTATCCGTGGGTAGATGCCTATACGCCCATCAATGAACCACTGACGACAGCCCGCTTTTCTGGCTTATATGGCCACTGGTACCCGCATGAGCGTTCTGATCGTCAGTTTGTTGCCATACTTCTGCGGGAGTGCCGGGCTACGGTGCTGGCTATGCGTGCCATTCGGACGGTTCGCCCCGATGCAAAACTTATTCAGACAGAAGACCTGGGGCAGACCCACTGCATGCCAGAACTACAATACCAGGCTGATTTTGAAAACCACCGACGCTGGCTAACCTGGGATCTGCTATGTGGTAGCGTAACGCCCCAACATCCGCTCTGGAAATACCTGCGACGGGCCGGAGCGTCGGAGCAGGAGTTATGGTATCTGGTAGAGAATGCCAGTCCGCCGTATATGCTCGGCGTAAACCATTACGTAACCAGTGAGCGATATCTTTACTGCGCTACAGCAAATCAGCAGAAGGGTAGTAAGTCCGTTCGGTACCATGATACAGAAGTTGTCCGGGCTGCGCCCGAGCTACGGGTGGGTATCAGCGGATTACTCACGCAGGCAGCCCAGCGCTATGGCTTACCTATCGCCGTTACCGAAGCTCATCTGGGTTGCACTCCCGATGAGCAGATGCGCTGGCTGGGCGAAGTCTGGCAGCAGGCCGAACAGGTTCGGACCGAAGGTGTCGATGTGCGGGCAGTTACGGTATGGGGTATGCTGGGCCTCTACGACTGGCATTGTTTGCTAACTCGGTGTGAGAATCATTACGAACCGAGTGTGTTTGACGTTCGGACTGGGAAGCTTCAGCGGACCGAACTGGCCGCTATGGTTGAGGGGCTGGCGGCCTGCCGACCAGTCAGTGAACTGATCCCGGATGGCTTAGGCTGGTGGCAGACAGAAGCTACGCTGGCTACGGTCTAA
- a CDS encoding gluconokinase, which yields MTCFVGVDVGTTNVKALAMPPDLSQILAHASVPLTTLNPEPNYAEQDPAEIWSAFQQVMSEVSRETAKAGHTITHIAFSTAMHSLLPMDSEGNPLGNVILWSDNRADAQATELRTTQADVGKAIYESTGTPIHPMIPLCKLAWLKENDPRVLRRTARFGSVKEFLWTKLTGEFEVDYSIATATGLFDAANRQWNEQAMTYAGVRDNQLAQPVPTTHQRPYRPATDADTLDLPEGVSLLIGASDGCLANLGAGAIKPGIATLTIGTSGAIRQTVQKPLRDEQGRLFCYILDEGHYVVGGPTNNGGNVLEWVTEKLVQQPTETVLAAAETIAPGSDGLLFLPYLQGERAPLWDANVRGAYQQVDWQHTQAHFIRAALEGVLFNLLSINELLTRHTGPAWVIHANGGFAKSAFWVQMLADIAGIPVRLNASNESGSMGAILLTMKAIGQVKSLEEAARRVQFGETFEPDADRYKAYQVAFRNWKKAMEHL from the coding sequence ATGACCTGTTTTGTTGGTGTTGACGTTGGAACAACCAATGTGAAAGCTTTAGCCATGCCGCCTGATCTGAGCCAGATTCTGGCCCACGCGTCGGTTCCGCTGACAACACTCAACCCCGAACCGAACTATGCCGAGCAGGACCCGGCCGAAATCTGGTCAGCCTTCCAGCAGGTCATGTCGGAGGTGAGCCGGGAAACCGCTAAGGCTGGACATACCATTACGCATATCGCTTTCAGCACCGCTATGCATAGCCTGCTGCCAATGGACAGCGAAGGCAATCCGCTGGGTAACGTTATCCTTTGGTCCGACAATCGCGCCGACGCGCAGGCGACCGAACTCCGAACCACGCAGGCTGACGTTGGTAAAGCAATTTATGAGTCGACGGGTACGCCAATTCACCCGATGATTCCGCTTTGTAAACTCGCCTGGCTTAAAGAAAATGATCCGCGGGTATTACGGCGCACCGCGCGCTTCGGCTCGGTGAAGGAGTTTTTATGGACAAAGCTAACAGGGGAGTTTGAGGTGGATTATTCCATTGCTACGGCTACGGGTCTTTTTGATGCAGCCAACCGCCAGTGGAACGAGCAGGCCATGACTTACGCGGGTGTGCGGGATAATCAGCTCGCGCAGCCGGTACCCACAACGCACCAGCGCCCTTATCGCCCGGCTACAGACGCAGATACGCTGGATTTGCCGGAAGGTGTATCACTGCTGATTGGTGCATCAGACGGCTGTCTGGCCAACCTTGGCGCCGGAGCGATCAAGCCGGGTATAGCTACCCTGACGATTGGCACCAGCGGAGCCATTCGCCAAACGGTACAGAAACCCCTTCGCGACGAACAGGGGCGGCTGTTCTGCTATATTCTGGATGAAGGCCATTACGTGGTCGGGGGACCTACCAACAACGGGGGTAACGTGCTGGAATGGGTTACCGAAAAATTGGTCCAGCAGCCGACCGAAACCGTACTGGCTGCAGCCGAAACGATCGCCCCCGGCTCGGATGGCCTCCTGTTTTTGCCTTACCTACAGGGCGAACGCGCGCCCCTTTGGGACGCCAACGTGCGCGGAGCTTACCAGCAGGTCGACTGGCAGCACACGCAGGCCCACTTTATTCGGGCCGCTTTAGAAGGTGTGTTGTTTAATCTGCTCAGCATCAACGAGCTGTTAACAAGGCATACCGGACCGGCATGGGTTATTCATGCCAATGGCGGCTTTGCAAAGTCAGCATTCTGGGTGCAGATGCTGGCCGATATTGCAGGTATTCCGGTCCGGCTCAATGCCAGTAATGAAAGTGGCTCTATGGGCGCTATCCTGCTGACAATGAAAGCCATTGGGCAGGTGAAATCGCTGGAAGAAGCCGCCAGACGTGTTCAGTTTGGCGAAACCTTCGAACCCGATGCTGATCGCTATAAAGCGTATCAGGTTGCCTTCCGGAATTGGAAGAAAGCAATGGAACATCTCTGA